One Micropterus dolomieu isolate WLL.071019.BEF.003 ecotype Adirondacks linkage group LG23, ASM2129224v1, whole genome shotgun sequence DNA window includes the following coding sequences:
- the LOC123963517 gene encoding pterin-4-alpha-carbinolamine dehydratase 2-like, translating into MSRLMFSLRTGSSWPCKRPFRLSSLLLPPLSGNNCSKMSSDSNWLSPSDRDQLVMELRATGWVEVDDRDAIFKELHFKTFNQAFGFMSRVALQAEKMNHHPEWFNVYNKVQITLTSHDCGGLSKRDIKMAKFIDRIALSM; encoded by the exons ATGTCTAGGTTAATGTTTAGCCTGAGGACGGGCAGCTCATGGCCCTGCAAGCGTCCGTTCAGGCTGAGCAGTCTGCTCCTGCCTCCGCTCTCCGGGAACAACTGCTCTAAAATG TCGTCAGACTCCAACTGGCTCTCCCCTTCAGACCGGGATCAGCTGGTGATGGAGCTCAGGGCCACAGGCTGGGTGGAGGTGGACGACCGCGATGCCATCTTCAAAGaacttcattttaaaacatttaatcag GCATTTGGCTTCATGTCACGAGTGGCTTTGCAGGCAGAGAAGATGAACCATCACCCAGAATGGTTCAATGTTTATAATAAG GTCCAGATTACATTGACTTCACATGACTGTGGAGGGCTGTCAAAACGGGACATCAAAATGGCCAAGTTTATTGACAGAATTGCACTttcaatgtaa